The following proteins come from a genomic window of Pseudochaenichthys georgianus chromosome 19, fPseGeo1.2, whole genome shotgun sequence:
- the cdk5rap3 gene encoding CDK5 regulatory subunit-associated protein 3 isoform X2 produces MPENEEIKQLLSGSYIHYFHCSRIVELLKGTEVSSKNIFGRYSSQRMKDWQEIVSLYEVDNIYLAEVASLLSRNVSYEGPALRKQLAKAQQLQQELSRREVDCQSSAADLRERYYTACKQYGITGEHVARELQALVKDLPAVLDQVGRDAAKFEEHIKLYTAFTNFVCEWSEPVLPMLTFAQQKGNATFYEWRTGNVPTVIERPVVEEAPSETVTDDMIDWGNFGSGADTLGVTAAITVEDGADYGISLETSAEDTGGIDWGDSEAAPIEIEIVDAGTDCPEGVARGEDALSILENSQSRSVFIDELTELEVFLTQRISEMGEEGDVVAMSQFQMAPSVIQAQSREHVRGMLSEVRDLLGRLTSLRMQHLFMIQASPRYVERVSEVLRQKLKQADILVLKAASMVERRQEALEEQSRLEPRVDLLAGRTRELQKMIEADISKRYNNRPVNLMGVNI; encoded by the exons ATGCCAGAGAACGAGGAGATCAAGCAGCTCCTCTCCGGCTCCT ACATTCACTACTTTCACTGCTCGAGGATAGTGGAGCTACTGAAGGGAACTGAGGTCTCCTCTAAGAACATCTTTGGCAGATATTCATCTCAGAGGATGAAG GACTGGCAAGAGATTGTGTCCCTTTATGAGGTAGATAATATCTATTTGG CGGAGGTGGCCAGCTTGCTGAGTCGCAACGTGAGCTATGAAGGGCCGGCTCTGAGGAAGCAGCTGGCCAAAgctcagcagctgcagcaggagCTGAGCCGGCGGGAGGTGGACTGCCAGAGCTCGGCCGCAGACCTGAGGGAGCGCTACTACACCGCCTGCAAACAGTACGGCATCACG GGAGAACATGTGGCCCGGGAGCTGCAGGCGCTGGTCAAAGACCTGCCAGCGGTTCTGGATCAGGTTGGGAGGGATGCAGCGAAGTTTGAGGAGCACATCAAACTTTATACAGCCTTCACAAACTTTGTATGCGAGTG GTCTGAACCAGTCCTGCCCATGCTGACATTCGCCCAGCAGAAAGGGAACGCAACGTTTTATGAGTGGAGAACGGGGAACGTCCCCACGGTTATTGAGAGGCCAGTTGTGGAGGAAGCACCTTCTGAAACAGTCACAGACGATATG ATTGACTGGGGTAACTTTGGCAGTGGTGCAGACACTCTGGGTGTTACCGCCGCCATCACAGTGGAGGATGGAGCTGACTATGGCATCAGCCTGGAGACCAGCGCTGAG GACACTGGTGGCATTGACTGGGGTGACAGTGAAGCAGCTCCCATTGAAATTGAAATTGTTGATGCAGGCACAGACT GTCCTGAGGGTGTGGCACGAGGTGAGGATGCTCTGAGTATCCTGGAGAACTCTCAGTCACGCAGCGTGTTCATTGATGAGCTCACGGAG CTGGAAGTGTTTTTAACCCAGCGCATAAGTGAgatgggagaggagggagatgtGGTGGCCATGAGCCAGTTCCAGATGGCCCCTTCTGTCATCCAAGCTCAATCCCGTGAACACGTGCGGGGGATGCTGTCAGAGGTGCGGGACCTCCTGGGCCGCCTCACCTCCCTCCGGATGCAGCACCTGTTCATGATCCAGGCCTCGCCACG GTATGTTGAGCGTGTGTCAGAGGTGCTGAGGCAGAAGCTGAAGCAGGCAGACATCCTGGTCCTGAAAGCTGCCTCAATGGTTGAGAGGAGACAGGAAGCTCTGGAGGAGCAGTCCAGGCTGGAGCCTCGTGTCGACCTGCTGGCAGGACGCACCCGGGAACTCCAGAAAATG ATTGAAGCAGACATTTCAAAGCGATACAACAACCGGCCTGTCAACCTAATGGGGGTTAATATATAG
- the prr15lb gene encoding LOW QUALITY PROTEIN: proline-rich protein 15-like protein B (The sequence of the model RefSeq protein was modified relative to this genomic sequence to represent the inferred CDS: inserted 2 bases in 1 codon): MADQSWWKLTFSRKKKSESKVLYEIPAEYGSNTGNKEHSSGTPPHRPHGQPXFNARLEKIVDKSATKGRHVKVSHSGRFKEKKKVRSTLAENPSLFSEHSLSDENHKKKTDK; this comes from the exons ATGGCGGATCAAAGCTGGTGGAAGCTGACCTTCTCCCGCAAGAAGAAGTCTGAATCCAAGGTCCTGTACGAGATCCCAGCAGAGTATGGCAGCAACACGGGGAACAAAGAGCACTCGAGCGGTACCCCCCCCCACAGACCACATGGACAGCC GTTCAATGCCAGGCTGGAGAAGATCGTGGACAAGTCTGCCACCAAGGGCCGCCACGTCAAGGTGTCCCACTCCGGACGCTtcaaggagaagaagaaggtcCGTTCCACGCTGGCAGAGAACCCCAGCCTGTTCTCCGAGCACAGCCTCAGTGACGAGAACCACAAAAAGAAGACTGACAAATGA
- the cbx1b gene encoding chromobox protein homolog 1b, protein MSMSLTTEPPNDVPAVKEESKMTAVPEKKDKKPEDVAEEEEEEEEYVVEKVLNRRVVKGRVDYLLKWKGFSEEDNTWEPSDNLDCPDLIAEFLQSQKTAQDVKRKAAGDAEGDDSKTKKKKDDPEKLRGFARALDPERIIGATDSTGELMFLMKWKNSDEADLVPAKEANMKCPQVVISFYEERLTWHSYPTEDEKKEEKIEHRARGEGEKEKL, encoded by the exons ATGAGTATGAGCCTGACTACAGAACCCCCTAATGATGTTCCCGCTGTTAAAGAAG AAAGCAAAATGACGGCAGTCCCTGAAAAGAAGGACAAGAAGCCAGAGGATgtggcagaggaagaggaggaggaggaagaatatGTGGTGGAAAAGGTCCTGAATCGGCGGGTGGTGAAAGGGAGAGTAGATTATCTTCTCAAGTGGAAAGGCTTCTCTGA GGAAGACAACACCTGGGAGCCATCGGACAATCTGGATTGTCCAGATTTGATTGCAGAATTCCTGCAGTCCCAGAAAACAGCACAGGACGTGAAGAGAAAGGCGGCCGGGGACGCAGAAGGAGACGACAgtaagacgaagaagaagaaagacgaT CCAGAGAAGCTAAGGGGCTTTGCTCGAGCGTTGGATCCAGAGAGGATTATTGGTGCCACAGACTCCACAGGAGAACTCATGTTCCTCATGAAATG GAAAAACTCAGATGAAGCTGACCTGGTGCCGGCGAAGGAGGCCAACATGAAGTGTCCGCAGGTGGTCATCTCTTTCTATGAGGAGAGACTTACATGGCACTCGTATCCCACCGAAGACGAGAAAAAAGAGGAGAAAATTGAACACAGGGCCAGGGGTGAGGGGGAAAAAGAGAAATTGTAG
- the pnpo gene encoding pyridoxine-5'-phosphate oxidase yields the protein MCCYVSVSLTIMRRILIANLLLRQSSLLPQTAGHRRVCARNFYRKLSSEDTNMDLSNMRKKYKGDEDCFEESQLVSLDPITQFGNWFDQATKCPEVGEANAMCIATATKDGRPSARMVLLKGYSNEGFRFFSNYESRKGSELESNPHACLVFYWEPLNRQIRIEGNVERIPFQSSCDYFHSRPKSSQIGAVVSRQSTPVPNRDYLRQKNAELEKKYKDTDVPMPDYWGGYIVKPSLIEFWQGQTNRLHDRIVFTRPKDGETELGEFQHAAEGGWVYQRQSP from the exons ATGTGTTGTTACGTCAGCGTCAGTTTGACAATCATGAGGCGCATACTCATTGCGAATTTACTATTGAGGCAGAGCAGTTTATTGCCTCAGACAGCGGGTCATCGACGTGTCTGTGCACGGAATTTCTACCGGAAATTATCGAGCGAGGACACAAACATGGACCTGAGTAACATGAGGAAGAAATACAAAGGAGATGAGGAC TGCTTTGAGGAGAGCCAGCTTGTGTCTCTGGACCCGATCACTCAGTTTGGGAACTGGTTCGATCAAGCCACAAAGTGCCCTGAAGTCGGAGAGGCAAATGCTATGTGCATCGCCACAGCCACCAA AGATGGACGCCCCTCGGCTCGTATGGTCCTCCTGAAAGGTTACAGCAACGAGGGTTTCCGTTTCTTCTCCAACTACGAGAGCAGGAAGGGTTCGGAGCTG GAAAGCAATCCCCATGCATGTCTTGTCTTCTACTGGGAACCCCTTAACCGACAG ATTCGCATTGAGGGCAATGTGGAGAGAATCCCCTTCCAGAGCTCCTGTGACTACTTCCACTCGCGGCCAAAGAGCAGCCAGATCGGGGCCGTTGTGAGCCGACAGAGCACTCCGGTTCCTAACAGAGAT TATTTAAGGCAGAAGAATGCAGAGCTGGAGAAGAAGTACAAAGACACAGATGTGCCTATGCCTGATTACTG GGGCGGCTACATCGTCAAGCCCTCCCTGATAGAGTTCTGGCAGGGTCAGACCAACCGGCTGCACGACCGCATCGTCTTCACCCGGCCCAAAGATGGAGAGACGGAGCTGGGGGAGTTTCAGCACGCTGCCGAGGGGGGCTGGGTGTACCAGCGTCAGTCCCCGTGA
- the nfe2l1b gene encoding endoplasmic reticulum membrane sensor NFE2L1b, translating to MLYLKKYFTEGLIQFTILLSLLGVRVDVDSYLSNQLPPLREIILGPSSAYTQTQFHNLRNTLDGYGIHPKSVDLDQFFTTRRLLNQVRQLDRLSVPSTELNTWLVHRDSETVVSTSSQPSPSITLDNGGGLEDVNNPDATPAMRGGSVGTESTYNLNAEDSSLGAVAPESNQEQPGSRDGNDDLSKEDIDLIDILWRQDIDLGAGREVFNYSNRQKESEEEEKPSPRENKDGNEEQERWRNGVNLQGAQPVDGETGESIPEQFPAPVVVTAEIVSNEEVPSTSQGLPLAPLRSAGETQLDLEQQWQDIMAIMELQAMEVNSSSPNSSSSSDSGTTDSNTVVNFGLSTRSTPVNQDVSLHQASLPSCSQDFPPIFYPQVDSTTTPPRTTMLRLSSSNSSSINSTFGATNLTGIFIPPHVNSSSTNITSTPILPDPFSNLLEESMLDEISLLDLAMEEGFSQAQASQLEEELDSDSGLSLDSSHSPASPSSSETSCSSAASSSSTSATFSEEGAVGYSTDSEVATVEEGAVGGYQPGYSKLCRMSYQNPSQFHGLPQLDNIGHNHTYNLPLSSVFAEDPELPISSGKKAMKHSKLQPPQDLYDKHSSRDERRARSMKIPFSNEKIINLPVEEFNELLAKHHLSEGQLALIRDIRRRGKNKMAAQNCRKRKLDTIINLEQGVHDLRRNKGRLLKEKMEFIRSIRQMKQKMQSLYQEVFTQLRDEEGRPYPPSEYSLQYSADGSVLIMPRGVTTAEQHRKPEKKQKDKKK from the exons ATGCTTTACCTGAAAAAATACTTCACAGAGGGCCTGATTCAGTTCACCATCCTCCTGAGTCTCCTTGGGGTGCGGGTGGACGTTGACAGCTATCTAAGCAATCAGCTgccccctctgagagagatcatCCTGGGCCCTAGCTCAGCCTACACTCAGACACAGTTCCACAACCTGCGCAACACGCTGGACGGCTATGGCATCCATCCAAAGAGTGTGGACCTCGACCAATTCTTTACCACTCGGCGGCTGCTGAACCAGGTGCGCCAGCTGGACCGCCTCTCCGTCCCCAGTACCGAGCTCAACACCTGGCTTGTGCATCGTGACTCTGAGACTGTGGTGTCCACCAGCAGCCAGCCCAGCCCCAGCATCACCCTGGACAATGGGGGCGGCCTAGAGGACGTTAACAACCCTGACGCTACCCCGGCCATGAGGGGAGGAAGTGTAGGAACTGAATCCACGTACAACCTGAACGCAGAGGACAGCAGCCTGGGAGCCGTGGCCCCTGAGAGCAACCAGGAGCAACCGGGCAGCAGGGATGGCAATGATGACCTCAGCAAAGAG GACATTGACTTGATTGACATTCTATGGAGACAGGACATCGACCTCGGTGCGGGAAGAGAAGTGTTCAACTACAGCAACCGTCAGAAGGAgagcgaggaggaggagaagcccAGCCCACGAGAGAACAAAGACGGGAATGAGGAACAAGAGCGCTGGAGAAATGGAGTTAACTTACAAGGTGCCCAGCCGGTGGACGGGGAGACCGGAGAGAGTATCCCAGAGCAG TTTCCAGCACCGGTTGTTGTCACGGCAGAAATAGTTTCCAATGAGGAAGTTCCTTCTACGTCTCAGGGTCTTCCTCTGGCTCCACTCCGGTctgcaggagagacacagctaGACCTGGAGCAGCAGTGGCAAGACATCATGGCCATCATGGAGCTGCAA GCGATGGAAGTGAACAGCTCTTCACCCAACAGCAGCTCCAGCAGTGACAGCGGCACGACTGACTCCAACACTGTGGTAAACTTTGGGCTTTCCACTCGCTCAACTCCGGTGAACCAGGACGTCAGCCTCCATCAGGCCTCCCTCCCCAGCTGCAGCCAAGACTTCCCCCCCATCTTTTATCCCCAGGTGGACTCCACTACCACCCCCCCAAGAACCACCATGCTCAGACTTTCTTCCAGCAACTCCAGCAGCATCAACTCCACGTTTGGAGCCACCAACCTGACCGGGATCTTCATCCCTCCACACGTTAACAGTTCCAGTACCAACATTACATCCACGCCGATCCTTCCCGATCCATTCAGCAACCTTCTGGAAGAGTCCATGCTGGATGAAATCAGCTTGCTGGACCTTGCTATGGAGGAGGGCTTCAGCCAGGCCCAGGCCTCGCAGTTGGAGGAAGAGCTTGACTCAGATTCTGGTCTCTCCTTGGACTCCAGCCACAGCCCGGCCTCCCCGAGCAGTTCCGAGACATCCTGCTCCTCGGCAGCGTCTTCTTCTTCAACATCCGCCACCTTCTCCGAGGAGGGGGCCGTGGGGTACAGCACCGACTCAGAGGTCGCCACCGTGGAGGAAGGTGCTGTCGGCGGTTATCAGCCCGGGTACAGCAAGCTCTGCCGTATGAGCTATCAGAACCCCTCCCAGTTCCACGGCCTCCCTCAGCTGGACAACATCGGCCACAATCACACGTACAACctgccgctttcctccgtgTTCGCCGAGGATCCGGAGCTCCCCATCTCATCCGGGAAGAAGGCCATGAAACACTCGAAGCTTCAGCCTCCTCAGGACTTGTACGACAAGCACTCAAGTCGGGACGAACGCCGAGCCCGGTCCATGAAAATTCCCTTCTCCAACGAGAAGATCATCAACCTGCCCGTGGAAGAGTTCAACGAGCTTCTAGCGAAGCACCACCTGAGCGAAGGCCAGCTGGCGCTCATCCGTGACATCCGAAGGCGCGGCAAGAACAAGATGGCGGCTCAGAACTGCCGCAAGCGCAAGCTGGACACCATCATCAACCTGGAGCAGGGCGTCCACGACCTGCGGCGCAACAAGGGCCGCCTGCTGAAGGAGAAGATGGAGTTCATCCGTTCCATCCGGCAGATGAAGCAGAAGATGCAAAGTCTGTACCAGGAGGTGTTCACTCAGCTGCGGGACGAGGAGGGCCGGCCCTACCCCCCCAGCGAGTACTCGCTCCAGTACAGTGCCGACGGCAGCGTGCTGATCATGCCCCGCGGCGTGACAACTGCTGAGCAACACCGTAAGCCCGAgaaaaaacaaaaagacaaaaagaagtgA
- the cdk5rap3 gene encoding CDK5 regulatory subunit-associated protein 3 isoform X1: MENIQSLPIDIQTSKLLDWLLDRRHCNLKWQTAVKEIREKINAAIQDMPENEEIKQLLSGSYIHYFHCSRIVELLKGTEVSSKNIFGRYSSQRMKDWQEIVSLYEVDNIYLAEVASLLSRNVSYEGPALRKQLAKAQQLQQELSRREVDCQSSAADLRERYYTACKQYGITGEHVARELQALVKDLPAVLDQVGRDAAKFEEHIKLYTAFTNFVCEWSEPVLPMLTFAQQKGNATFYEWRTGNVPTVIERPVVEEAPSETVTDDMIDWGNFGSGADTLGVTAAITVEDGADYGISLETSAEDTGGIDWGDSEAAPIEIEIVDAGTDCPEGVARGEDALSILENSQSRSVFIDELTELEVFLTQRISEMGEEGDVVAMSQFQMAPSVIQAQSREHVRGMLSEVRDLLGRLTSLRMQHLFMIQASPRYVERVSEVLRQKLKQADILVLKAASMVERRQEALEEQSRLEPRVDLLAGRTRELQKMIEADISKRYNNRPVNLMGVNI, translated from the exons ATGGAG AATATTCAAAGCCTTCCAATTGACATACAGACCAGCAAGCTTTTGG ACTGGCTGCTGGACCGTCGTCACTGCAATCTGAAATGGCAGACTGCAGTGAAAGAAATCAGAGAGAAGATCAATGCTGCCATTCAGGACATGCCAGAGAACGAGGAGATCAAGCAGCTCCTCTCCGGCTCCT ACATTCACTACTTTCACTGCTCGAGGATAGTGGAGCTACTGAAGGGAACTGAGGTCTCCTCTAAGAACATCTTTGGCAGATATTCATCTCAGAGGATGAAG GACTGGCAAGAGATTGTGTCCCTTTATGAGGTAGATAATATCTATTTGG CGGAGGTGGCCAGCTTGCTGAGTCGCAACGTGAGCTATGAAGGGCCGGCTCTGAGGAAGCAGCTGGCCAAAgctcagcagctgcagcaggagCTGAGCCGGCGGGAGGTGGACTGCCAGAGCTCGGCCGCAGACCTGAGGGAGCGCTACTACACCGCCTGCAAACAGTACGGCATCACG GGAGAACATGTGGCCCGGGAGCTGCAGGCGCTGGTCAAAGACCTGCCAGCGGTTCTGGATCAGGTTGGGAGGGATGCAGCGAAGTTTGAGGAGCACATCAAACTTTATACAGCCTTCACAAACTTTGTATGCGAGTG GTCTGAACCAGTCCTGCCCATGCTGACATTCGCCCAGCAGAAAGGGAACGCAACGTTTTATGAGTGGAGAACGGGGAACGTCCCCACGGTTATTGAGAGGCCAGTTGTGGAGGAAGCACCTTCTGAAACAGTCACAGACGATATG ATTGACTGGGGTAACTTTGGCAGTGGTGCAGACACTCTGGGTGTTACCGCCGCCATCACAGTGGAGGATGGAGCTGACTATGGCATCAGCCTGGAGACCAGCGCTGAG GACACTGGTGGCATTGACTGGGGTGACAGTGAAGCAGCTCCCATTGAAATTGAAATTGTTGATGCAGGCACAGACT GTCCTGAGGGTGTGGCACGAGGTGAGGATGCTCTGAGTATCCTGGAGAACTCTCAGTCACGCAGCGTGTTCATTGATGAGCTCACGGAG CTGGAAGTGTTTTTAACCCAGCGCATAAGTGAgatgggagaggagggagatgtGGTGGCCATGAGCCAGTTCCAGATGGCCCCTTCTGTCATCCAAGCTCAATCCCGTGAACACGTGCGGGGGATGCTGTCAGAGGTGCGGGACCTCCTGGGCCGCCTCACCTCCCTCCGGATGCAGCACCTGTTCATGATCCAGGCCTCGCCACG GTATGTTGAGCGTGTGTCAGAGGTGCTGAGGCAGAAGCTGAAGCAGGCAGACATCCTGGTCCTGAAAGCTGCCTCAATGGTTGAGAGGAGACAGGAAGCTCTGGAGGAGCAGTCCAGGCTGGAGCCTCGTGTCGACCTGCTGGCAGGACGCACCCGGGAACTCCAGAAAATG ATTGAAGCAGACATTTCAAAGCGATACAACAACCGGCCTGTCAACCTAATGGGGGTTAATATATAG